The genomic window TTGTCACCGGGAAGGCGGGGTTGTAATCGTCTTCGATCACATCACACCACAGCCAGGCGCCACGAGGAATGGCCTCGTAGGTGAACAGTGCTCCCTCTTTGGCCGCGCCTGTCTCAGAATCGATGCTCACGGATGTTCGGACCTCCAGGTTGCTGCTGACAACCTGCTCGAACATGCGAGGAGTGACAACGACAATCCGATCCTTGACGGCGGCGAAGGATGGTTGCACGGTGAGGTTTCCATCTGAAATCGTTGTTAGCACAGGCTTCTCAAAAAGCAGCCACGAAAGGTTGATACTTCGGTTCCAGGCTAATGTGGCTGCGGGCCGCTCATCTCCCGGTGGACGTTGCGAAACCGAGAAGCCAGCCTCCTCCAGCAGTTCGGCTGTGCTTGCCCATACTGGCCCGGCCATCGACCGCACAGGAAAGAGCAAAAGCCTCGCATCGAAGATGCTCACGCGCCCTGCTTGGCCGCCAGATCCGCGGGTCGTGCCGAACGTGTAAACGATCGGGCAACGTCTTTTGTCTTCATCCTTGAGCTTCCTATGCTGTCCTGCGGCTTCAAGTTTTCCATACTCCATCGCGGCATAGCTCCGGGCAGCGCCCGCGAGCGTGGTCCCCGGAATCTTTGGCAAGTTCGTTCCGGGCTCCCGCGCAACCGGCATGTCCACGCGACCCAGCCGGAAGCCTCCTGTGCCAACATGAATCGGGTCCAACGTCAGAAATACAAACCGGCGTTGTTCGTAAATCGGCGCAGTTTGTGCTTCACTCATCGTCACCTCCCACTTCCGTCTTGCGCTTCAGGAGTCCCACATACAGCTCGATCGCATCTTCCAGCAGCCCGTCGGTGCCGGCCTTCGTGAGGAAATCAAGATCGTTTCGGCTGAGCGGCTGCTTCCAGTCGGCCGTCGCAAGCGTATCGCGCACGAATGCCTCGAGAGTCGTATCGCCGGTCTCTGCCCACTGCCGTCGCTTTGCGCCGATGTCGGCCTGGATCGCCTTGATTTGCGAGGTTGCCAGAGCCTTACGAAGCAGCTCCCAAACGCGCGCGAGATCATTCCAATTCTCAAGCAGGTATGGCCGCGGAGATCTCCGCTTCCTCCCTGCGTCGCTGTACTCCAGTTCAAAGCGGGTTGCGGCACAGTCCAGAAACTGAAAATCGAAGTGGCTTGGTGTCAAGTAGACCTGGCCGCCGGATCGCAAACCGCCGACATCAAGGGCGCCGCCAGAATTGGCTGGAAGAAAATATGCGTACCACTTATCTTCTGTCGTTCCATCGCCCATAGACGTTGGGATTTTCCAAGCAATGCCGTTCGAGAATTCCAGGCCACAGATGCCACTGTCGGCCACGGATACTTTGGAGACAGCCCACAGCTCCTCGTTCACTGGCAGATCCATCACTCGGCGGCCGGCATCCAACATTATGGAAAGAGGCGTGTGCGCCTGACCAAACACGATGCCAACCGCGATCGGGAGCCGGTTTCGCACGCGCGCCATCTCGGCTTCGTACTTGTTCTTGATTGTATTGACAACGTCTGCAGCGCCGTCCGCGGGAACCAGCATCATGAAGCTCCGCGGATCAGCGAGAATCGAGATCGATGGGCGGTACTGAACGGAATCCAGATCGGCTCCCAGGACTGTTCCAGTGGCGATGCTGGTGAGCCTGGTGTAGCCCGCCTCATCGTTGTACGTGTCCTCCAGTACAGCGCATGGCTTTCCCCGGATCTGCTCTCTCAGCTCGTCTGGCGAGGTCTTCTGGTGTTTCGCAAGCCGCGCCAGATTCTCCGCCGTGATGAACTTCCATCCATTCTCATCCGTGCAGGCGACCGCGAGCCGTCCTACGTCAGGGATTTCGAGCTGATACGCATGCGTCCGCACGGGCGGATCATTACGTCCGGGACCAGGCCGCAGCGTCAGACGCCAGCGGATGCCGGAAACCGGAATCACACATTTGGCGATCTCTCCTTCGATCTCCTCCCAAAAGCGGGCCGTCGTATCCCAGATCCGCCGCAGCCGGGCGAAAGTCAATTCTT from Pseudacidobacterium ailaaui includes these protein-coding regions:
- the cmr4 gene encoding type III-B CRISPR module RAMP protein Cmr4; amino-acid sequence: MSEAQTAPIYEQRRFVFLTLDPIHVGTGGFRLGRVDMPVAREPGTNLPKIPGTTLAGAARSYAAMEYGKLEAAGQHRKLKDEDKRRCPIVYTFGTTRGSGGQAGRVSIFDARLLLFPVRSMAGPVWASTAELLEEAGFSVSQRPPGDERPAATLAWNRSINLSWLLFEKPVLTTISDGNLTVQPSFAAVKDRIVVVTPRMFEQVVSSNLEVRTSVSIDSETGAAKEGALFTYEAIPRGAWLWCDVIEDDYNPAFPVTIDRHNGGGPMGVTWSRPLDVVSSGFRLMEYMGVGGMGTRGFGRLRVVHDWTQGGAA